AGGAATAAGCAGATGATAGTTTTTCAAATGACAGAGAATCGTTTTGGTACAAATTTGGCCAAATTGGCTGGTAAGGACACACCTCGTTGTTGAGATGCTGGCCCGGTATTAAATTCTTGAGGAACGCCGCGTCGTCGTAGCGAATGACACCAGTATTGGGTATGCCCTCAAGGTAGGAATTGAAACCGGTGATGGTTGGCGGCGGCGAATCGTCACCACAATTATGATGCATATGACAATCAGATGGAACGCCAACACCAGGTCCACCACCACCAGGTCCTCCACCCCCTGCCGATTGTGGAACGGACGAGGAGAAAACCTCAAAGCCGTTGTAGTAGCTGGACTGTTGGTATTTCTCCTGGAGTGTTGAGCCCGATGCAAATTCCGATGCGCCAAATTCCGGCGCCGGTTGGCCAAAGCTCGACCATTGGCTCGATGAGGACGAATGGCTGTCTTTGGTCTTCTGTTTCAGCTCACTGCCAATGGCAGACAAGCACTTCTGCGCCTGCTTGGGACGTGCTATGACGGCCGCATCGCCAACCAGCCGACCAGGGCTGCCCAGGGATACGTTTGTGCAGCTAATACTGATATTATTGTGCGTGTCAACgactcctcctcctcctccagcaccgacgccgacgccgccACCTCCAccgctgctactgctgctgtcgcCGCTGGCTGATCCACTTGAGAAATATGAGAAGTTAGTgggtgcagcagcagcagccgcagcagctcCAGCGCTGATATTGCTGCCGCCTGATGTAACAACCAATGGCGGCGATGACTGCTTCTGTTGTGTGGCACGTGCCGCCTCGGCCACCGCCTCCTGTGGCGTATAATAGTTGACATTGCTACCAAACTGTCGATAGCCGCCCATGGCCAATCCATTGGTCACAGCCTGATGCAGCGCCGGATTCCGGATGGTGAACATGCCGttctcatttttaataatagcgGCCGGTTGATCCATGGTCATCGGTGCAGCAATTGGCATTCCAGCTCCATAAGCACGTGCTGCAAATAAgacacattatttttaaatgaactttCCTTGGCTTATAGACATGCGGGAAGTGGCTATACCTGGCGGTATGGGATTCGGGTTGGGCAACATGTTGCCGGCCGCAGGCCCATTGTTGACGCCCTGATGGAACATGGGATTGCGCAGTGTTATAATATTACCACTTGAACTGGTCTCCATGATGGGAACAGTTGAGGATTGTGCCGACTGGTTGTCAACTCCTCCCCGCTGCTTGTTGGCAAGATTGGACGCTGTACCAGCAGATCCACCACCACCGGACTTGCCACGATTGCGACGCCTTCGACGTGAGGATTTGCCACTGgccgttgctgccgctgctgcggctgccacattgttattgctgttgttgggaGCCACCGACACCGGCGGCTGACAGTTGCGATTGACGCGCGGATTGGCCTCCACCATAATAACGCCGGCGGCATTGTCCAGACCCGCATTGCCAGCATAGAAGCCGCTCATGAGATGTGCTGGCTGCTGCAgcggatgttgttgctgctgctgctgttgttgttgttcagtcAGCGGTTTGGATAGCCTACGTATGGACTCGCTCTTCTGACGCAGTTGCTCGCTCTTGGCCGGATCCACCTTAGTAAGCGTGATGCCTGGCGGCAGTGATAGATGTTCCACTTGTACGCCACGATTTAGCTGATCCATAATGCTGCAATtgggttgctgctgcttggtGGAGGAACTGCTGGTGGCATTGCCAATGCGCAAGTGCTGCATCTGATGTGTCAGGGTGTTGGCATAGCTGCCAGACTGTGGTGCCACTGGCGGTGGTATGGCAACTTCGTTGGGATTGAAATAGCCCATGTTATGGGGTATGCCCGAGAGATCctctataataataataacaacgacaacaatcaGTATGGAATTTTcaacaagtgggcggttacagtcgagcacgctcgacagtgggataccctgtgcccaggtattCTGTACTGAGGTTGATTTTcaaccaattgttcctatggcagctatatgatatatggatccgaattaaaataaatttggtcagagtgtacaaaaccaacttaaatgcatgttcttacagtttggttaagatatctcaaaaaacaaaaaactttttcatacttaaagttgattttctaccgatcggtcctatgacacctatatgatatagtagaccaatttgaacgaactttagtcaggatggacaaaacaaacttcaatgcatattcttagagttttttttaaaatatctcaaaaaacaaaaaactttttcatacttaaatttgattttctaccgatcggtcctatgacagctatatgaaatagtagaccaatttgaacgaactttagtcaggatggacaaaaccaagttaaatgcatattctatcagtttggctaggatatttcaacaaacaaaaaactttttcatactaagacttaattttcgattgagcgtttctattgcagctatatgataaagtggaccgatttgaaccaaatttgctcaggatgtataataccagcccagatgcatattctattcggctgttgatcctgaactgccacgcccccttctgcctgttacctACATTCTGCCAAGCACATTATACTCtattcaatgggctcagggtataataatGTCTTGTGTGGCTTAACTTACCCTGTTTCTGGCCACGATGTCCACGCTTGCCGCGCTGCGAGCGCTTTGAGGGCGCACTGTGTGCACTGCTCTCCATTGTATTTAAGGAGcagttgctattgctgttcacatgtggctgttgctgttgttgctgctgttgttgctgctgtccacCTTTTGTTGGCTTCGAGCGTCCACTTCCGCGTCCACCGCGCGCTGACTGTGGCGCCCCTCGATTGCCAGTGACCACTTGGCTGCTCTGTCCCTGCATTTGTCCCTGCATTTGTCCCTGCACCTGTCCCTGCACCTGTCCCTGCACCTGGCCTTGACTTGACTTGGACTTGCGTGTGTTGCTATTCACATTCAACTCTGTCGTCCGTTGCGACTGATTCTTCGCTTGCTGTTGGGATGCTGCTCTTCGTTGACTGCTGACGGATGTTGCTGGTGTCGCTTTgtttggctgctgttgctgtggcatttGTGACTTGGATGCTGCCTCGTTTTTGGGTTTCTTGACAGGCGCAGCTGCTGGCGCCAGCGGCTTTTGTTTGGAATTCGGAATTACACTGATTGGAGTGGGTGCAACGGGTGTCTTGGGTTGCGGCCTCACTAGCGTCGGGGCAATCACTTGTGTTTCGGTCTCGCTGCCAGATTCCCACTCACCATCCGAGGAGTCTTGCATATGCAACGATTTAAACGGATTGTTGTCCAACTGTCCCTGGTCCAGTCTGGACTTTAAACGTTTGTGTCTTTTTTCAGGCAGTGGAATTGGTTCTGGTTCCGGTTCCGGTTCCGGCTCGGGCTGCGGCTCAACGGGCAATGATTTTGGCACCTGAACTTCCACAACGTTTCTATTTGCATTCTTGGCTTTTTTGCTtcccgtcgtcgtcgtcgttttgGGCTTAATGCTGCAAACGGAATTTTCACGTGTATTGACGGCGCTACTTTGTGGCGTTTGCGACTTTGAGCTGCTACCCGAGCTGGAGctggcagcaactgcaactgggtGCACTGCAGCGGCTGCCTTCTTACTTTGCTTCTTGTTCTTGGCTATGTTGGTGGCGTTGGCCTTCGCTTCCAGTtcagcagcggcggcggcggcggcagcggcagcagcagcagcagcagttgcagctgccgccgctgccgcaACCCGTTTAGCCTCCTTTTTCTTGGCCTTGGCGCTCTTTTCCGGCACTGTAGCCGCAGCAAACTGGACAACAGGTGCAATTGGTGGCGTGCTCCTGGCCGTTGACTGAGCGGACGCCACCATATGACCGTTGACAAAGGTGTAAAGCAGCTTATCCTCGTCCGGGGAGCTGCCCTTGGCCACAACAGTCACCTGTTGCTCACCACCGGCGTGTGGCACCTGCACACGTCGTATAGTCACAATACGCTTGGATGGATCAGCGGTTATGGCATTGGCTGCCATGGCAGCGATCACATCAcgtggcagttgttgttgttgcttctgctgctgggGCGGAGCATAGCATACTGGGGTGTGAGGTGGAAAGTAGGCGGCtgagttaataaaatttggtaATTGCGCTGTTACAGTTACTGTGGCGGATTGTGCTGATGCAGCcgctggcaatggcaatggcgatggcgatgccTCCGCTGCCGTCGTTGTTCCACCATTTAAAATCTCCTCGAGCTGTGCCAGCTTCgccagctgctgctccttGGTGGGCAGATAAGAGAATTTAAAATCACTGTTCGCCTGCTTAACGGTGGCAATCAGTTCCAAAATGACAGTTTCCACTTTTCCCTTGGCACGCTGCAGATTCTTAATGTTGGCTTCCAGTTCGGCAATGCGTTTCTTTTCGCGCTTGCGGCCGCCAGCAGCCGTTAAGGTTTTCATTTCGTATTTGTCAATGAACTCCTTGAAGTAAATATCAAGAAATTGACTGCGCAAATCCTCCAGCTCTTTGATGCGTTTCTCCTCCTCCTTGCGTTGCCTTTGCTTGGCCTTTTTAGCTGCCTTCTTGGGATTCACCGTTTGTGGCTGTTGTGGTTTTCCCTCAATGAAATTGAGTGTCTCATTGATCCAGCGCTTCTGATCCTGCTCACGCGTATAGCTGCCCAGAAATTCGGCAAAGTCATGCATCATTTCCTCCTTGCTGTAGCTACTGAGATCCGCCGGTAAGCTGCCATTGCCACAGCCTCCGTCTGCGTCATGGACACCGCCATCGCCACCAGCCGCAGTGGCATCCGTATGCATCTGTATGCTCTTGCAGAGGCTGTCCAAGCAGAGTAGACTATTGTCGCCATCATCAATATTCTCGCCAATCTCATTAAGTgctgccgcagcagcagctgcagccgccgccgctgccgcagCTGGCATTTTCCGAGTGGCAGCTTGAACCTGCGCCGATGCAACCACTTTTAACGTAGGCGGCTGCTGAGACGTCACTGGCTCGGGCTTTTTGGCCACTACCGTTGGCTCCGGCTGCGCTTTGGGCTTTGACGACTCTTGGCCATTTTTGGTCTTGCGATCGTTGACAATCTGTGTCAATTTCTTGCGCAAGCGATCGCGTGTCTCATTGAAGCGTGCATGATTGCATTCCTTTTTAACGCGCTTCTTCGAGTGATTCTCCTTGCAGGTCTCGCCAATGTCAGCGTAGTCCGCACAACCTGCAAGGAAAAGTGTGAGGAAAGTATTTACAACATTTGAAAAGAGTTTCTCTTACATTTACGCATCTTCTCCTTGCATTTCTTAGAGTTATTCGAGTCGTTACAACCTACTCCTGTCTGCGTCATCTCGTTCACCTTGGACTTGTTGCCCGACAGGCCCGAGGTGCTATCAGGCTTACTGCGTTTACTGTATAAacgaaaattgcaattaatttaattatactaaATTTAAGAACCGCTTTTGATTACACTTACATCATTTGGGAGTCGTGTAACATCATTAAATGATCGACgccaaattgcattttctcGATGTTTGCATCTCCCAACGTGAAACTGTCAAGAGAAATAAAGTGACGTTACAATCAAAATCAGATGACAATATTTACAAAGAATTCTTGATCGATGAGAATCGAATAAAGGATTAAAATCAAGTAATCAAAGGTAATCAACTTACTCATCGGTGATTTTAAAAGGCGAGTAGCTGtaatattgataataattaattagaaattaatgattcaaaataaaattgatctATAACATATACAGACCCAATAACCTGAGCAAGAAATTGCTCAAAGCGTCCATCATCCTTGTCCCCAATGACGCTGTTTGGACGCAAACGCAAATCGCCCTTGAGCAGCTCAAGGTGCTTAAAATCCGTTGCCGTCGAGTTGAACTTGACAAAGAAATTGGCATAGATGGATAGCACAAAAGTCCAATAGGTCTTATAGACATAATGTTGATTCTTAAGCTCCTGCAGTTCGGCGGGACTGGGCGCCAGCTTACGATTGAAGAACATTAGCGATGGCAACGTGGAACGCAGCTCCTCGCGCGAAAATGATAATGGCTGAAAGCATCGCAACAGGTGCTTTGTCAGTGGCGGCGACAGTTCATTGGCAAGGATCTTGCGAGCCAGCTGGCAGGCGGAGACTCGACAGTTTTCGCCGCAAAAGAATTGCGGCTCAATGCTGTCAAAGCGATAGCGTTTGCGTGTGGTCAGATGCTGGAACACTGCCCATGCAATGTGATATGTGGTGCGCAATGCCGTATCCATCTCCTGGCGCCGCAATGTCACACCACTCGGCTCATCCCCTCTAGAAGCAGCCTCTGGCTGCGCCTGATCACCGCTGCGACGTTGCTGTGCGGCTGCTGCAGCGGCGCTTGTGcttgcagcagctgccgcaTTGTGTCTGGCCTCATCGCTGGTGCATGTGCTCAGAATCTTTGATTTCATCAGCTTAGCATCTTTCTCGACAATGCCGAGTGTTGTGCACTTGGCACAATGGCCGGCTTGTCGTGGCAACAGAGGTGTACCCGCAATGGAGCAAGTGATGCATTTGCAGTTcctaaatacaaataaagatctttttaattaactatatagcattatttaaacatttatttgttcttACTCATTATGGTGTTCCAGCATTGCATTACACTTTTTGCAGAGGTCCTCGTGCACCAGTTTATTGGGCGGATCGTAGAAACCATCGGGCCACTTCAGCTTGGTGAATGCCATAATATTCTTCCAAGCAAGCTGACGATCAACAATGCGTTGGAAATCTATGAACTCATCATCACTGATGTCTGGCAGCGAAAACGATGTGGCGTCCATGACGACCTTGTCGAATATGTTATACACATCCAGCAGGCCCATCCGACGATCATGTTCCGTGGGCGACAAGTTAAACTTGTTCAGCTCCATCCAGATGTCCGTCCAGCGGCGCTCAATGGAGTGCATATGCTCATCGAACAGCATATAACGCTTGATCAGCGCCGTTGTCTGTGTGGAGCCATCGCCCTCCTTCAGCGAGAGTATGCATGCGAGCATGGTGTCGCCCAGCGGATTGAACACATGTTGCTGAAATAGACGCTGACACAATAGCACCCAGGAGAGCTTGAACTTGCGCAGAAAATCGTTCTCGAAAGCAAACAGGCTAAGCGATATCTTCTGTGAGATGCAGTTCAAATCGGAGTAGCCGTCCAgtaaatctaaattaaatatatatcaagtaaatttaaattaaattaaatagcaaGTTGAATATATGAAGtaagcaaaataattataacaggAATAATGCTTTGTAGTTGATTAAGGTTAGATATTGAATCATTATGTACAGATGTTGTCTCTCTAGATCTTTagaaaattgttgctgttcttaaaataacacACATCTGatttttcgaacatatttttagaGTTCCAAAAATCAGTTGTcatacattttcaaatacaataattaataaacctattttctgataaaaatatttacaatacttttcatatgatacATTACACGACCTTAAAGGACGTATATTAAGGATATTTAAGGTATTGATATTTACtttggatttttattcttaaatttgtataatagaaattgaaaaataatttttatttctataataaaaatttaaattaataattattttaattttttatgataaaaacccaaaataatatttattattcaattttttttgtaaaaatttgtacgttgtcaatttttttaaattcataactattatttgcagtCCCTGGTTTTTACTCTTGTATTCtatctataaattaattttaaattaattcaatcaattgcaaatttttcaaaataaaaataatttgaaaattaaaagctttagTAGCTTGAGTTTCAGGACCGCCGACaattgtttttggtttgttaGAGGTTTTTTAAAAACCGAATAGCGTATGTTAATATGAATGAGTCCAATATGTCAACgacatttaattataagtaaaaCGTGCATAAGAAGTTAGATAATTGCATAAATGAATGTTAAACCCATTTTATACATAATACCAACGTACATGTGAGCATCTTTTCGGCTGAAATCTTCTCGTTCTCCTGCACATTTTGAGCAATTTCGATCATGCCCTCGGAAAAAGCCTTAACAATGCACTCAACATTATAGGCGAGTATTTGTAGCAGTAGCATCGGATTATTAGCCATCAGACTGCAAGAAAGCCagagttaataaaaatatataagatgaTAAGATGAAAAATAATCAACTTACATGGCGCTGAATAGCACTAATATCATATTATCAGAGATCGCAGtatcatcaataaaatcaagATATTCGGCATTCTTATCGTAAAGGAAACCGCTTGTAATCCAATAGATTTGCTTGTTAGATTCCAGCAGCTTCTCAAATTTGTTATAGGCAGCATCATTTCTAAACAGAAATCAAATATTTCGATGATAAACATACGCTTTGGTTTAGAAATTGAAGACTTACTTTAACATGGGGCTGTATGCCTTGATTAGCACATCGAGGAGCATGACCACCATGTGAGCAGCCTTAAATTGATCCATCATAATGGCCATGATTGTTTCGCGATATTCGAGACATTCCTTGCAGgaacaaaatgtaaagaacTCCTCCTTACGATGCTTAACAAATATCAAGGCAAGATTCTGAAAATAAAGCTGCAATGGATTAGGTTTTTGAGTAAGACAGATTCCAGTGTATAGGAACACACCGTAATTGCACGCAGTTGTCCGTCGGCATCGCGCAGCGGATTCTTTGGATCCTCCGAGAATAATCGCATATTCTCAATAGCCATCTGCAAGTGATGTAAATGTGTAAGatgtattgtatattaaatgaatGCAATTTACACGTATTTACCAAATATGAGCGCGTTTCATCGTTGGGATCCTTGCTCTTGGGCTTACACTCATGCAGCAGTTTCTCGCTCAGTTCCATCTCCATGACATTGTCCTCGCGCAGGCTCCATTGCATTAGCGATACCACATCCTTGTAGATAACATCCGATTTTGGTGCCGGTGCATACGGATCGAACGGTGGCAGTGCCAGTATCGTGTGCAACGTATTGATGATGTTACCCTCCGGAAAATTGAGACGCTCCAGCAGCTGACACGGTGGGGGGGGAGTGCTAGTATGTAGTAGCTTGCTACTATGTGCCTGCTTCGAAttgagtgggagtgggagtggcaATGGCTTGTTAGCGCTGAGCGCCTCTCGCATTGCCGCCAACGCATCACATTTCAGCGGCATCACATTTGTGTCGCCACAAATGCGCGGCGTGGCTGCGTCAATGGACATTTTCATGCTTACATGATAGCAAGAGGCGGCGTCCAGCTCCCCGTTGACAACAGCCtcggcggcagcaacaacattggcaTCTATGCTACCACAACAACTGGCGCGACACTTAGCTTTGGCTCCTTTTGCCTTGGCTTGACTGCCACTGGGAGTGGGACTGGGAGTGGAACTGACGTCCTCGTCGTGACTGCAACAATTCATGCAAGTTGTTGCGGCTGCAACTGCGTCTGCCTCTGCTGCGTCTGTCACCTGTAACGTGGTCGTAACGGGCATTGTTTTGATATACGCCAATGCCTTTTCCACTTGTTCCGCCATctaatttatagatttttatatttatttattttttttttttttggttacaCTCTTCACTTTAAGGGCTTTTCGCTAATCATTGGCgtaacaaaaatttgagtATGCGCGACGCATTATTATACAAATCACAGATGCACTTCCGTGGTGGAGACACTTTCACTCGTCTCGTCTAGTCCGACcaaccgaccgaccgaccaaCCGTCGTTTTCGTTGCTGCcaagtgtatgtatgtaaaatctgtgtatgtgtgtgtgtgtgttgagtcgAAGAAGTCTCTCCTCACATACAGCAAATGAAAAGAACGCAACGCGTTTTTTCCTAAACGCGCGCGCCGTCAACGAGAAGAGCGCGACTCCTTGTAATTCTTCAATATGCTTGCGATTACCTTCTCAAGCGTTACAAGCCTAATTCGACAGCACTGCAggtttgtatatatatttattaaacaagtGAATTGTTTGggatttttcgtttttgtttcgCTCGTCGTCCGTTCggtgcaattgcaattttctgccttgcttgtgtgtgtgtgtgtacagaGTTGTATCGAATCGCTCGTGAGCTAACGAACTAAATCCCTGGTTGTaggtcatttagttcagtgaCTAGATTTAGTTCAATTTGAGTTCACTCGGTCATTTTTCAGTCGTGAACTAGTTCACTATTAGTTGGCGCCATGtcgcaaaatttaaatttaggtattgcaaatatcaaattggcataactttgcaataaattactaactagaagaaaaatttaaaattcaaagttacataaaattaagcaatacattttaatgaaggtttgaggCTTTTCATCCCAAGGAAAGAGaagttcatattttaattctgaaaaaatttaaaaaattctagcttctaagctgagaaattgaaaaaaaaagatgggGAAAGTTTTTAAGTTACCAATTTTAGCATTTGACCCAAAGCGCTCCATATTGCCAGATCGGCGAATTcaacagggtggcagccttttcGATCTggattaattttttacttcaaaaataagaacatttccGAAAAAATTCCGAATTACTGTACCTTtctatcaaattttattataatagctagaattttttttgcagaacTTTGGTtagaattttttcaattatttgatatatttttttcttcttagaattaaatttctaaCTTTTTCCGCTGACGAACttgaaatcttttttaatatttaaaccttaattttgtattatttcgaatttcaaattttcttcaaatttataatttttttgagatttttgcgtttataattttcaataaattgttgtattttgtagtgcctaaaagtatgcaaaaatCTTGAAACTAATCCGGTACACCACTGAGAGTTTTGGACACAAAAAGCCGAAAGCCTAAATGGTTTGTGTATTGAATCGAATATATTCAGGCCTTTCCGGTTTTCATTTCCTCCTATTTCAtcggtttttaaaaaaatttattttttacgttGAATTGGgctaatcattttaaaattatattttactttattggacttaaatttaccaactcaaagtgaattcaatacgcaaaatatttccagATTGATATAAGAACAGGGTAAGGATTTTCACTTCCGacaaatcttgccgaaagtgaaaaccgaaACAGGTTTTCTGACATTGTGTGTTATGAGATAACGAGTTGGAGAGTATTtgcattatacatatatatatatatatataaatgctaATATTTAGTTGAAAATCATGACTTAATGACAAGTCTTTTTATTGAACGTTCTTACTAATCTAACATCATAGTgtgatatttaataatacagCTACTTACTTAGTTATGTAGATACGATATTTAGAAAAACAGGTTTCCGGCTTGCGAGAGCAAATCTCACGCCAATCGCTCTTATCAATTGCTTTTAAAAGCTGTGAGATTAAATGTATAATAGTATTAAgagataattttaatgaagccTAGCTTCAGTCATCGTTTAGTCGTGGAAACGGAAAGCTCGTATTTCGGATTATATTACAAATACGaaaatatgatattaaaaTCGTTTATACTGCTCTCCCtgaaattattgttgttgacaaCCTTTGCGCTTGGCGATGGAATGATTGAGGtttttaaatggaaacaaATGGATTATTACAATCGCGGAGATGGTCAATCTTCAAGGCGACCAAATCCATCAGGTACATAGTGTCGTTATCAGCAGCAATAAATAGTGTTGGGTTAAGCCATCTAACCTTGGATttgttgttcttaaaattctataaaagtACTTACATCCCATCCTAGTATTAgtaatctataaaaaaaaatatttaggcttaaatttgcaaaaaaaatattattaaacgtAATTCGACGtttgtaagtaaaaaaaaaagaattctgATTTGAAATACTCTAGAGCCGATAATATAATCAGCATATAGTCGTGGAAAAGGCTTATTCAAAGAGTAGTTAGTAGGGTTATGAGTTAAGAGCAAGTGAAATAAAGTGATgagtaatttgttgtatatttattgttttctgtGCACAGCTCCAGTCGTGTTCCCAGGTCAATATCGTGGAAAACGTGACGTGCTCACCTCACGGGACACTCCCATGGGGTTTATGCCGCGAAATGACTTCGCTGACAATTCCGGTTCATATATAGCCTACAATaatgttcctatgggcgctacaCATTTTCGAGGACGGCTGTTTGTCACCATGCCTAGAAGACGTGTCGGAATACCGTCGACCTTGAATTATATAGATATGCAGCGCGATGGCAAACAGAGTAGCCCGAAGCTATACGCCTATCCCAATTTCGAGTTGAACCAGTTTAATACCAGCGAGCAGAATCTGGTCTCCGTCTACCGGACAACTGTGGATGCGTGCCAAAGATTATGGTTCATTGACACCGGCATGCTGGAGTATCCAAGTAGGTCAGTGGATTTACATAAAATGATTGAATTACGATCCCCCCTCTTATAGACAATCGTCAGCAAATCAGGCGACCAAGCATCTGGATTGTCGACCTCAAGACGGATCGTGTCATCAAACGCTATGATATACCCGAGAGTATTGTGGATACTGGCCGTGGTCTGGCCAGCCTGACCATTGATGTGGCATCCGAGAATCAGTGTAGTAATGCTTATGCCTACATTCCTGATCTGGTCAATAGCCGCCTATACGTGTACAGCTTAGCGGATGATCGTATGTGGGTCTTTTCGCATAATTACTTTAACTTCGATCCATTAGCTGGAGATCTGCATATTGGTGGGCAGACATTCCGCTGGGATGATGGCATCTTTTCCACTACACTTGGAGCTCAGAAGAGCGATGGAAGTCGCGATGTCTATTTCCATGCGATGGCCAGCAACAATGAGTTCGTTGTATCCAATAAGGTTTTGCAAGTGGAGTCGAATGCGGCGCGTTCCGATCATGGCAATGATTTTCGAGTCCTGGGCAGCCGTGGCCAGAATAAACAGTCCACAATGCATGATTACGACCCGAAGACTGGCGTCATCTTCTATGCTGaaattcaaacaaatggtGTTGGATGCTGGAAGTCGAGTAATCCTTTTACAGCCGAAAACCACGGCACCGTTGCCTCAAATGCACAAAGCATGATCTATCCAAGTGATTTGACGGTCAGATATTACGATCATCATAAGCTTCAACTGGTTTTAAACA
The genomic region above belongs to Drosophila innubila isolate TH190305 chromosome 3R unlocalized genomic scaffold, UK_Dinn_1.0 2_E_3R, whole genome shotgun sequence and contains:
- the LOC117790197 gene encoding L-dopachrome tautomerase yellow-f2-like: MILKSFILLSLKLLLLTTFALGDGMIEVFKWKQMDYYNRGDGQSSRRPNPSAPVVFPGQYRGKRDVLTSRDTPMGFMPRNDFADNSGSYIAYNNVPMGATHFRGRLFVTMPRRRVGIPSTLNYIDMQRDGKQSSPKLYAYPNFELNQFNTSEQNLVSVYRTTVDACQRLWFIDTGMLEYPNNRQQIRRPSIWIVDLKTDRVIKRYDIPESIVDTGRGLASLTIDVASENQCSNAYAYIPDLVNSRLYVYSLADDRMWVFSHNYFNFDPLAGDLHIGGQTFRWDDGIFSTTLGAQKSDGSRDVYFHAMASNNEFVVSNKVLQVESNAARSDHGNDFRVLGSRGQNKQSTMHDYDPKTGVIFYAEIQTNGVGCWKSSNPFTAENHGTVASNAQSMIYPSDLTIDEDGNIWVMSNSMPIFIYSQLDPNIYNFRIWKQNVKEAKRNTVCE